A window of Salmo trutta chromosome 5, fSalTru1.1, whole genome shotgun sequence contains these coding sequences:
- the LOC115193994 gene encoding homeobox protein EMX2-like, which yields MFQPTPKRCFTIESLVAKDNPLPVSRSEEPIRPAALSYANSSQMNPFLNGFHSSGRGVYSNPDLVFAEAVSHQNNSGVPVHSVPPPHALAHPLSSSHSPHHLFASQQRDPSTFYPWLIHRYRYLGHRFQGNETSPESFLLHNALARKPKRIRTAFSPSQLLRLEHAFEKNHYVVGAERKQLAHTLSLTETQVKVWFQNRRTKFKRQKLEEEGSDSQQKKKGTHHINRWRLATKQGSGSPEEIDVTSDD from the exons ATGTTTCAACCTACACCGAAGAGGTGTTTTACTATAGAATCGTTGGTAGCGAAGGATAATCCTCTACCAGTGTCGAGGTCTGAGGAGCCCATACGACCAGCAGCTCTGAGCTATGCAAACTCCAGCCAGATGAATCCATTTCTGAACGGGTTTCATTCCAGCGGCAGGGGCGTCTACTCTAATCCGGACTTGGTGTTCGCTGAGGCGGTCTCACATCAGAACAACTCCGGTGTCCCAGTTCATTCGGTACCACCTCCACACGCTTTGGCTCACCCACTTTCATCCTCACATAGTCCGCACCATCTTTTTGCCAGCCAGCAAAGGGACCCCTCAACTTTTTACCCATGGCTAATACATAGATATAGGTACTTGGGTCACAGATTCCAAG GTAACGAAACAAGCCCGGAGAGCTTCCTTTTGCACAATGCACTGGCCAGAAAGCCCAAAAGAATTCGGACAGCTTTTTCCCCTTCCCAACTTCTGCGGCTTGAGCACGCATTTGAAAAAAACCATTACGTCGTAGGTGCCGAACGAAAACAGCTTGCGCACACCCTTAGCCTCACAGAAACTCAG GTAAAAGTGTGGTTTCAGAACCGAAGAACCAAGTTCAAGCGGCAAAAGTTGGAGGAGGAGGGTTCAGATTCGCAACAGAAGAAGAAGGGGACCCATCACATAAACCGATGGAGACTCGCAACTAAACAAGGATCGGGAAGCCCGGAGGAAATTGATGTAACTTCAGACGATTAA